tcaGAGCTGACTCTTTCAAAGCAGGCCCTTGTGACATGCAAGGGTAAAATCTGGCTGTGTTAAATAGGGTGTTATTCATTATTTGCAACCACcaaaaactctttttttatttggttCAAAAAAGTACAAGGTGATTTTAATGCTTTCTTTTTTAACGAAAGTTCATGTTTTACCTCTTCTCTGAAACTGTATTTACGGTAAATGTACATTGAAGAGTCTATCAACAAACAGCTACCAGTGTCCATTACATCAtctcattttacattttatcgAAGTTCCCTGGTCCCAAATGAACATTTTATTATCCTTATTCCTTGTTAGGGGtgaaaataattcaaacaaGAAAACCCCATTAGGAAGTGGTGTGGCCCTGTTGGAGAAATCAGATCCCTCTTACCCGCTGTTCCACTTTTAGCGCTTACGGCAACGGCCACAGCTGTTACAAGAAAGAAGATCATGACACTTTTGAGTTTTAACCATGGAATTGAGATTGTGGTAAGTCCTAATAGGAAAAATGTGAAACTTTGTGtccaaaaagtgaaaaatgacaTACCAAAAACATTTTCATGGCTGGCTGAAGAAGTGAAAACAAGAGGAATTACTTGCTCAAGAACATTGATTTATGTAAAAGATTATCAGTGGTGTGGTGAAATCTTCACTTTTTTCATGCATGCTTTGGGAGATAAATCTTACTGGCCAAATAGTTCAAGAAAGAAATTAACTAACCGAATCATTGCAATGTACCACAGTGGAACAGCATCTAAAATACAAGAACATTTCTTATCTTCATTGAAAGATCCTGAAGGCAGTGCGAGAATTGTTATTGCGACAACTGCTTTAGGTATGGGGGTTGATATCAAAGGGCTTCATCGGGTAATAAATTATGGCCCCCCAAATAACATGGAGTCATTGGAGTCATATGTTCAGGCCTTTGGGAGGGCAGGAAGGGATGGCAAGAATTCAGAAGCATTGCTCTTGTTTCATGGACACCAGCTTCGCCTCTGTGAGCCAGAGATGCTGGACTTTATAAAGTCTGATACCTGTAGGAGGAAGAAAATGTTGGAACAGTTTGATGATATGGGTGGCAATCAAGGCATCATACCAAACCATCTATGCTGTGATGTATGTGCCCAGGACTGTCAGTGTGGGGAGAGGGGATGCCCAGATGATGAGGGAAGCATGGGTTTTCTGTTGTCGAAGGCCACAGAGCCTAACCAGGAAATTGTTCCAACAAGAGATGTATCAGAGGCTGAAAGGGAAAAGCTAAAAGCACTTCTTAATAAATGCCAAGAACAAATCAGACAGGAAATTCAGCAATCAAACCTTAAGCTTCACTGTGTCTATTCCAACATTGACCACCTTACTTGTTTTTCAAATACTCTAATTCAAGATACCCTGGCTAATAGTGATCACTTGTATTCAGTGGACAACATCTTGGAGACACTCTGTGTCTGGAATACTGACCATGCTTTTAAGATTTTTAGTTGCTTGAAAAGTGTATTTAAGGACCTTCAAGAAGAAGATGACAGTTCTTAATTTACTGTAATATGAAAGTTATCTTATGAAATATTTAGTGTAGATTAATTCTTATTAGTAACTCTAAGTAATATCTTCAAGTGTTGGTTCTGGAGACATATCTGTAAAAATACGGTGTTCTGTGTGGCTGCAACCCCACAGTGTCCAATTAATTATCAACTAAAAGAGCAAAAAACTTTGCTTTTCAACTAGACTTAAAAGTGTTGTTAATCCAATATTAGCTCACAATTCCTTTGCACAAACAGATGCAGTAAATTTAATTAGAGTAGGGATTAACCCAGCTTTTCTTGTGTTTACTCAACCAAGCATTGAGATCTTTGAAGTTTAAAGCTGAGATGGGATCTTTTGGAATTTTTCCTATTCCACGGTGTGTCCGCCCAGTGATTTCATTTAAAGCATCAACTTCATGCAAGGTGTTAACTACTACATAGATGTCCCCATCTTTTCTCCTCTTGTGTTTTGAGGATTCTTTGCGCAGCTTGTTTTCATGATCAAAATTGTTGATTGTGTCCTTGACTGGATTAGATGCTCTCCTGTACGTTTGGGCAGAACTGAAATTTAAGTTAAATTCCTAAATGGGGTTTTCttgtttgaattattttcaCCCCTAACAAGGAATAAGGATAATAAAATGTTCATTTGGGACCAGGGAACTTcgataaaatgtaaaatgagaTGATGTAATGGACACTGGTAGCTGTTTGTTGATAGACTCTTTAATGTACATTTACCGTAAATACAGTTTCAGAGAAGAGGTAAAACATGAACTTTCGTTAAAAAAGAAAGCATTAAAATCACCTTGTACTTTTTTGaaccaaataaaaaaagagtttttgGTGGTTGCA
Above is a window of Montipora capricornis isolate CH-2021 chromosome 6, ASM3666992v2, whole genome shotgun sequence DNA encoding:
- the LOC138053069 gene encoding uncharacterized protein — its product is MTLLSFNHGIEIVVSPNRKNVKLCVQKVKNDIPKTFSWLAEEVKTRGITCSRTLIYVKDYQWCGEIFTFFMHALGDKSYWPNSSRKKLTNRIIAMYHSGTASKIQEHFLSSLKDPEGSARIVIATTALGMGVDIKGLHRVINYGPPNNMESLESYVQAFGRAGRDGKNSEALLLFHGHQLRLCEPEMLDFIKSDTCRRKKMLEQFDDMGGNQGIIPNHLCCDVCAQDCQCGERGCPDDEGSMGFLLSKATEPNQEIVPTRDVSEAEREKLKALLNKCQEQIRQEIQQSNLKLHCVYSNIDHLTCFSNTLIQDTLANSDHLYSVDNILETLCVWNTDHAFKIFSCLKSVFKDLQEEDDSS